One genomic region from Methanobrevibacter thaueri encodes:
- a CDS encoding Ig-like domain-containing protein → MNFKIIFGLILVCFIITSMSIVTAEDMDNNTNISKQSDEVNLNEINDKNSLEVTQDTVILAEEDSHVIYVGQNKTADGGNGTSNNPFESFELASKNVSGEKKVEINVYNGTYYLDSDLKFNTSNLIINGIGQVVIKNLQNKDGAYASFGLSFSSGNFTFSNLIFDGSNCSSFSSVSINKPLFHVFKGTAELGILYNCTFTGFNNVNMFSNQFNRKFIRCNFIDTYNYICLDNWYDAQIVDFEYCIISQEIYIGRMPLNNARLNITFNNVWFGTNKIDNYLHYEASSNLIPVQVSSNVIRYAIFSASENYLGNNTYEIIGKLVWNDTTTEGIELLNPMIVKISSRTGNAPKTVILENGTFRIIYNSTYQDNTVEIELDSQEVILEFKNGIQAIANPIYVGDEQIITVILPQAINGIVNITVSNITYEVPSNGLSKFNFTVPDELLEGNYQVDVKIIDNKNHIYGFNTTNWTISKINKNIVVISPADAYIDDESINITVLMEKDASGNITVFVGDKNITKECFGRNIQIDISSLITAGENKVTVAYSGNKRYLSQIKEENIFVNRVYPNITIQKPTNIFIGDEVNIAITLPHGAIGNITLCIGEKNFTINNISNENIINISKYLVSGFNPLTVKYSGDDFWDSQSVKEMIYVSKLIPAMSVKIISQNAVIRENITIQITLPQDASGNISLEIGKNNYSTDIFNEHTIINVTSTISGINSINVTYNGNDKYSQQSTITNIKVEKLNISLNEVKISITNHTTPCFSINLPQGISGNVTVMINGKSYVATLINGTASLKIQDLMPNNYQATVSYESDIFNPIYCKVNFTVPKPQLNANNVNMIYTSGSKYTVHVSASGSPVVGKEISFTINGKKTTAKTNNKGYASVKIDLPPKSTKYLVTANYQGVKIINTIKVNSLIKVKNIKVKKSSKTFKIKVVLKKINKKYLKGKKITLKFKGKKYTVKTNKKGVATFKLSKNVVKKLMIGKKYNYRVNYLKDSAVKKVIVKK, encoded by the coding sequence ATGAATTTTAAAATTATATTTGGTTTAATATTAGTATGTTTCATAATAACTTCGATGAGCATTGTCACAGCAGAAGATATGGATAATAATACTAATATTTCAAAACAATCGGATGAAGTAAATTTAAATGAAATTAACGATAAAAACAGTTTAGAAGTTACACAAGATACAGTTATCTTGGCTGAGGAAGATTCACATGTGATTTATGTGGGTCAAAATAAAACAGCAGATGGTGGAAACGGAACATCGAACAATCCATTCGAATCATTCGAACTCGCATCTAAAAATGTATCTGGAGAAAAAAAAGTAGAAATAAACGTTTACAATGGAACATATTATCTTGATTCAGATTTAAAATTTAACACAAGTAATTTAATTATTAATGGTATAGGTCAAGTTGTAATTAAAAATTTACAAAATAAAGATGGGGCTTATGCTTCATTTGGTTTATCCTTTTCTTCTGGTAATTTCACTTTTTCTAATCTTATTTTCGATGGATCAAACTGTTCTTCATTTTCTTCAGTATCTATTAATAAACCGTTATTTCATGTTTTTAAAGGGACTGCAGAGTTAGGAATATTATATAACTGTACATTCACAGGTTTTAATAATGTTAATATGTTTTCTAATCAATTTAATAGAAAATTTATTCGCTGTAATTTCATCGATACATATAATTATATTTGTTTGGATAATTGGTATGATGCTCAAATAGTGGATTTTGAATATTGTATTATTTCACAAGAAATTTATATCGGAAGAATGCCTTTAAATAATGCACGTCTTAATATAACTTTTAATAATGTCTGGTTTGGCACTAATAAAATTGACAATTATTTGCATTATGAAGCATCAAGTAACTTAATTCCGGTTCAAGTTAGTTCAAATGTAATTAGATATGCAATTTTTTCAGCTTCTGAAAACTATTTGGGCAACAATACTTATGAAATCATCGGTAAACTGGTATGGAATGATACTACAACAGAGGGAATTGAATTATTAAACCCAATGATTGTGAAAATTTCATCAAGAACTGGAAATGCGCCTAAAACAGTGATTTTAGAAAATGGTACATTTAGAATAATTTATAATAGTACTTATCAAGATAACACTGTTGAAATCGAATTAGATTCTCAAGAAGTTATCTTGGAATTTAAAAATGGAATTCAAGCTATCGCTAATCCTATATATGTAGGTGATGAGCAAATAATTACAGTAATTTTGCCACAGGCTATAAATGGCATTGTTAATATTACAGTATCCAATATTACTTATGAAGTCCCATCTAATGGATTGTCAAAATTTAATTTCACAGTTCCCGATGAGCTATTGGAAGGGAATTATCAAGTTGATGTTAAAATCATCGATAATAAAAATCATATATATGGTTTCAATACTACAAATTGGACAATATCAAAAATTAATAAAAATATTGTTGTAATTTCTCCTGCAGATGCATATATTGATGATGAATCAATAAATATTACAGTTTTAATGGAAAAAGATGCTTCAGGAAATATCACAGTTTTTGTTGGGGATAAAAATATAACTAAAGAATGTTTCGGAAGAAATATTCAAATTGATATTTCCTCATTGATAACTGCCGGTGAAAACAAGGTCACTGTTGCATATTCGGGAAATAAAAGATATTTAAGCCAAATCAAAGAAGAAAACATATTTGTAAATAGAGTCTATCCAAACATAACTATCCAAAAGCCAACAAATATTTTCATTGGCGATGAGGTCAATATTGCAATTACACTCCCTCATGGAGCAATAGGAAATATTACACTCTGCATTGGTGAAAAAAATTTTACTATCAACAATATTTCCAATGAAAATATAATAAATATTTCAAAATATCTTGTTTCAGGATTTAACCCCTTGACAGTTAAATATTCCGGTGATGATTTTTGGGATAGCCAATCAGTAAAAGAAATGATATATGTTTCTAAACTCATACCTGCAATGAGCGTTAAAATTATTAGTCAGAATGCAGTAATTAGAGAAAACATTACTATTCAAATTACTTTACCACAGGATGCATCAGGAAACATATCCCTAGAAATAGGTAAAAATAACTATTCAACCGACATATTTAATGAACATACAATCATAAATGTTACAAGTACCATTTCCGGAATAAATTCAATCAACGTAACTTATAATGGAAATGATAAGTATTCTCAACAATCAACAATCACCAATATCAAAGTTGAAAAATTAAACATTTCATTAAATGAGGTAAAAATAAGCATAACTAACCACACCACACCTTGTTTTTCAATAAATTTGCCACAAGGCATTAGTGGTAATGTAACAGTTATGATTAACGGTAAAAGTTATGTTGCAACTTTAATTAATGGAACTGCTAGCTTGAAAATCCAGGATTTAATGCCGAATAATTACCAGGCAACAGTTAGTTATGAAAGTGACATCTTCAATCCAATTTATTGTAAAGTTAATTTCACTGTCCCGAAACCGCAACTAAACGCTAATAATGTGAACATGATTTATACCAGTGGTTCAAAATACACGGTTCATGTTAGTGCAAGTGGCAGTCCTGTTGTGGGCAAAGAAATATCATTCACAATCAACGGTAAGAAAACAACAGCAAAAACAAACAATAAAGGCTATGCAAGTGTAAAAATAGATTTGCCTCCAAAATCAACTAAATATCTAGTAACAGCAAATTATCAAGGGGTTAAAATAATAAACACGATTAAAGTAAACTCACTCATTAAAGTTAAAAACATTAAAGTTAAAAAATCTTCAAAAACATTTAAAATTAAAGTCGTTTTGAAAAAAATCAACAAAAAATACCTTAAAGGTAAAAAAATTACTTTAAAATTTAAAGGTAAAAAATACACTGTTAAAACTAATAAGAAAGGTGTTGCAACTTTTAAATTAAGTAAAAATGTTGTTAAGAAATTAATGATAGGTAAAAAATATAATTATCGAGTCAATTATTTGAAGGATAGTGCAGTTAAGAAAGTTATTGTTAAAAAATAA
- a CDS encoding Ig-like domain-containing protein — translation MTFKKFFILFLLFSVVCSINVIAAADLEISDNNLNTPLEDNLFEISEDSIESSEYLTNSNLYGEDISLNSKSEVISSNSENYSVWVGQNVTKDGNGSSENPYATFELACNGVNSNYENVVINVDEGTYDLTSLLTFNVNNLYIIGTSGNVVIKNVPSGSFALSSSSGNFSMSNIIIDGDYPLQMSTVQTEMNYIFKGLDANLVTFNNCTFKECFGFLYFDVDNYNPEEVCFETYVFNNCKFLYESMFTGVSPMTGMIFRNVFFKNCLFNYKTILAEFSEEGSGIIFNHINSFENCWFGQNSLLAAFYSGASYNGEYLGYDINRYAIFSISENYLGNNNYEVLGKLTWSDGTTDGFENLTSMVVNLSSDTGDFNQKTAILDNGTFKVIYTSSESNHKITATLDNEIQTVEFESINMVLDAPSITYGDNQNITVTLPDQYNGIITVIVNNKTYTQQVEYTNVVTINITDVLPVGVHDVNVNFVDKIDNETCAIYGFNTTTITVSKVSEYEFNVNITPYKVYVGDNATITLSLPNYANGTVTVKIGDNEAKTFNVNETITINGFEAGNNVVNITYKGNDIYDAKSIVRNISALNKPAITIPEINAGKATTTNITLPENATGNITLTVDEKDYIFNVTNGSATITIPELSAGKHNVTISYSGDGNYAGFSQTSVVEVKEPAKPTPKPDDKKPATTKKTPTKITAKKKTFKAKTKVKKYTITLKAGKKAVKKVQVILKIGKKTYKAKTNAKGKATFKIKKLTKKGKYTAKITFKGNKLYKATTKKVKITVKK, via the coding sequence ATGACTTTTAAGAAGTTTTTCATATTATTTTTATTGTTTTCTGTTGTCTGCTCAATTAATGTAATAGCAGCTGCCGATTTAGAAATAAGTGATAATAATTTAAATACTCCTCTTGAAGATAATTTATTTGAAATTTCAGAAGACTCCATAGAATCTTCTGAATATTTAACAAATTCTAATTTATATGGTGAGGATATATCTTTAAATTCTAAGTCGGAGGTGATATCTTCAAATTCTGAGAATTATTCTGTATGGGTTGGTCAAAATGTTACTAAAGATGGTAATGGTTCTTCTGAAAATCCATATGCAACTTTTGAGTTAGCGTGTAATGGTGTTAATTCAAATTATGAGAATGTTGTTATAAATGTTGATGAAGGAACTTATGATTTAACTTCTTTATTAACATTTAATGTAAATAATCTTTATATAATTGGTACATCAGGCAATGTTGTTATAAAAAATGTTCCATCCGGATCTTTTGCTTTAAGTTCATCATCTGGTAATTTCAGTATGTCTAATATTATAATTGATGGTGATTACCCTCTTCAAATGTCTACTGTTCAAACTGAAATGAATTATATATTTAAAGGTTTGGATGCAAATTTAGTAACTTTTAATAATTGTACTTTCAAAGAATGTTTTGGTTTTTTATATTTTGATGTAGATAATTATAATCCTGAAGAGGTTTGTTTTGAAACATATGTGTTTAATAATTGTAAATTTTTATATGAATCCATGTTTACTGGCGTATCCCCTATGACTGGTATGATTTTTAGAAATGTATTCTTTAAAAATTGTCTTTTTAATTATAAAACTATACTGGCAGAGTTTTCTGAAGAGGGTTCTGGAATAATATTTAATCACATTAATTCTTTTGAGAATTGTTGGTTTGGTCAAAATTCGTTACTTGCTGCGTTTTATAGTGGTGCATCATATAATGGTGAATATTTAGGTTATGATATTAATCGTTATGCGATTTTTAGTATTTCAGAAAATTATTTGGGTAATAATAATTATGAAGTTCTAGGTAAATTAACTTGGAGTGATGGTACAACTGATGGTTTTGAAAATTTAACTTCTATGGTTGTTAATTTGTCATCTGATACTGGTGATTTTAATCAAAAAACTGCTATTTTAGATAATGGTACTTTTAAAGTAATTTATACTAGTAGTGAATCTAATCATAAAATTACTGCAACATTAGATAATGAAATTCAAACAGTTGAATTCGAAAGTATTAATATGGTATTAGATGCTCCTAGCATTACTTATGGTGATAATCAAAATATCACAGTAACTTTACCAGATCAATATAATGGAATTATAACTGTTATAGTTAATAATAAAACTTATACACAACAAGTTGAGTATACTAATGTGGTTACTATTAACATTACAGATGTTTTACCTGTGGGAGTTCATGATGTTAATGTTAACTTCGTTGATAAAATTGACAATGAAACATGTGCAATTTATGGTTTTAACACTACTACAATCACTGTTTCTAAAGTTTCAGAATATGAATTTAATGTGAATATAACTCCATATAAAGTTTATGTTGGTGATAATGCAACAATAACACTTAGTTTACCTAATTATGCTAATGGTACTGTGACTGTTAAAATAGGTGACAATGAAGCTAAAACATTCAATGTTAATGAAACAATCACTATTAATGGTTTTGAAGCTGGAAATAATGTAGTTAACATTACTTATAAGGGTAATGATATTTATGATGCAAAGAGTATTGTAAGGAATATTTCTGCATTAAATAAACCTGCCATTACAATTCCAGAAATAAATGCTGGAAAAGCAACTACAACTAATATCACTTTACCTGAAAATGCAACAGGTAACATTACCTTGACTGTTGATGAAAAAGATTATATTTTTAACGTTACTAATGGTAGTGCAACTATTACTATTCCTGAATTGTCTGCTGGAAAACACAATGTAACAATATCCTACTCTGGTGATGGCAATTATGCAGGATTCTCACAAACTTCTGTTGTAGAAGTTAAAGAACCAGCAAAACCAACCCCAAAACCAGATGATAAAAAACCAGCCACTACTAAAAAGACTCCTACAAAAATAACAGCTAAAAAGAAAACCTTCAAAGCAAAAACTAAAGTTAAAAAATACACTATAACTTTAAAAGCAGGTAAAAAAGCAGTTAAAAAAGTGCAAGTTATTTTAAAAATAGGTAAGAAAACCTACAAAGCGAAAACCAATGCTAAAGGTAAAGCAACCTTTAAAATCAAAAAACTAACCAAAAAAGGCAAATACACTGCTAAAATCACATTTAAAGGAAACAAGCTTTACAAAGCAACCACTAAAAAAGTAAAAATTACAGTAAAAAAATAG